The sequence CAGGCCCACTACTGCTATTGCTGAACCAATAACAGCCAGTTTCTTAGCGCCAATGTTCGTGATTATCCTACCTGCTATTGGCGCTGTTATCATTTGGACCACGGCCATCGGGATCATCATGATACCGGCATCCAGTATTGATAAGTCATAACCAAGCGGTTGTGGTGATTCAAGTAGATAGGTTAGGGCCTGGGCCATTAGGAATAGAGCGAACCCAGCCAAGGCAACTCCAACATTCGCAGCCAGCACATTCCTATTACTCAATAGGCTTACTGGGACTATTGGATGGCTGATTGTTGTTTCATACAAGACAAAGACGCCGAAGCCAAGCACAAAAAGCACTAGGAGCGACATGATAGTGGGGTCTGTCCAGCCGTAAGTCGGCGCGTCGGTGACAGCTATTAGTCCACTGGCTAGGGATGTTGAGAGGAGAAATAGGCCAATCCAATCAATTGGTTGGGGATTTCTAATCCTGCTCTCCCTAATGTATAAGTAGACCATTAAGTCCTCCAGTATTATGAATGGATAGACCGTGTGGTACGTCGCTTGCCAACCAAGGGTTTGGGATATGTAGGCGCCAAGTGGTAGTGATACGGCCATTCCAACGCCGAACATGGCGCTTATTAATCCCTGTACCTGCGGAATCATGCGCGGTGGGAACTCCTCCCTAACCAGGGCGAAGGCTAGGGGCATCATTGCCATGCCGACACCCTGCAATGCCCTACCCACCAGGAGTATCCCGTAACTTGTCGAGAAGCCTGTTATGAGGGCGCCAATTGTGTATGTTACCATTGTTATTATGAGCATCCTCTTCTTGCCAAACATGTCACCCAGCTTACCCATTATTGCAGAGGATAATGTACCCATGAGTATGTAGATTG is a genomic window of Vulcanisaeta souniana JCM 11219 containing:
- a CDS encoding MFS transporter, giving the protein MYRGGTSLGGEYDVAYAWRATAILVTLTLVVMYTEGMLVPSLPTIQKDLNISTADASWILSIYILMGTLSSAIMGKLGDMFGKKRMLIITMVTYTIGALITGFSTSYGILLVGRALQGVGMAMMPLAFALVREEFPPRMIPQVQGLISAMFGVGMAVSLPLGAYISQTLGWQATYHTVYPFIILEDLMVYLYIRESRIRNPQPIDWIGLFLLSTSLASGLIAVTDAPTYGWTDPTIMSLLVLFVLGFGVFVLYETTISHPIVPVSLLSNRNVLAANVGVALAGFALFLMAQALTYLLESPQPLGYDLSILDAGIMMIPMAVVQMITAPIAGRIITNIGAKKLAVIGSAIAVVGLLMLTYTSFYGLSYVIGSMSVLSAGISMVNVSVINILVFSVGRKNMGLATGLNSVFRNIGGAWGPAVAGSIMSMYQASVIVSLKPLLWITLPAKSSYQLMFMITSALYILAIVVIVTLTQEIFVKGEIRVIEA